The Panicum virgatum strain AP13 chromosome 5K, P.virgatum_v5, whole genome shotgun sequence genome has a window encoding:
- the LOC120706433 gene encoding pentatricopeptide repeat-containing protein At5g57250, mitochondrial-like has translation MPLPGGNGEPPPPPPLQPPPFPSLIKLGGADTARHVDRLLATLLRRRRHRLLAALASQALANAVAPTPRTHLLAAFALLDSARPREAAQRLALASCTANRGRRLWHALLRRACAGQGDPHHALELLSAAVEDQGAVLSQSTYRVMVVGLCARGEVDGALRVFDVMTRRGCQVDDRVCSSIVSGFSRAGKAGAGLDFYERVRREFSGFEPGLVTLTSVVHALGLEGRIDEMAQLMREMECKGMDADAVFYGSMVHGYMSRGFLMEGLQKHRSMIDKGITADVVNYTTVIDGLCREGSVEKVMGFLNTMERYDAKPNLITYTSLVGGFCKRGRLEDAFSIVRKLEQTGAVVDEYVYSILIDSLCKMGDLARAFSLLEEMENKGIKAGNVTYNTVINGLCKAGDTEKAVEISEGVAADNFTYSTLLHGYINSDDVTGLMAIKGRLENSGISMDVVTCNVLIKALFMVKKVDDACSLFHKMPEMGLRPNTITYNTIIDALCKVEEIDKALELFDEYKKHSSLSSTVVHDCLIKALCNQGKVDMAGQIFYDLVQKKLRPDFFSCRKLIHANFKELGEHGVLDFIYKVGELDIDLFSSVCNYASTFLSNRNCCRAAMDAYKLLRTQASSVTSKSCYRLLKSLHRNGSEEVIQPLLCEFIKIHGLHEPRMINVLSCHLSKKSVSEAIWFSNYMDTGSVPVSVLRGAVYTLKKQGEVLDACKFLKEAEQSGFSVDIAMYSIVVDGLCKGGYLEKALDLCESMKKEGLHPNIVIHNSVLSGLCQQGCLTEAFRLFDYLENSKMLPTMITYAILIGALCREGLLDDADQLFHKMSTKGIRPMTRVYNLLISGYCNFGLTEKALELMSHLEELFVRPDSFTLGAIISGLCLKGDTEAALGFFNEYRYKDIEPDFVGFMSLVKGLHAKGRMEESRGILREMFQCKEVVESINSVGDKIQAESLVDLLSSACDQGRIDEIVTILNEVGHMLLSSSDSSVYNALGHLKKLQKADDAFDSISDSGKVTLVASDVSRNSHYRSSEVIDGDDSLSKASDDTDIDYQNLLGKSFNDDFDSYYTAVASLCSKGEVHKANKAVEVMIQNSG, from the coding sequence ATGCCCCTACCCGGCGGCAACGGcgagccccctccccctccccctctccagCCACCGCCGTTCCCCTCGCTCATCAAGCTCGGTGGCGCCGACACCGCTCGCCACGTCGACCGCCTCCTGGCCACGCTCCTCCGTCGCCGCAggcaccgcctcctcgccgcgctcgctTCCCAGGCGCTCGCCAACGCAGTTGCCCCCACCCCGCGCAcgcacctcctcgccgccttCGCGCTGCTTGACTCTGCGCGCCCGCGCGAAGCGGCCCAGCGCCTCGCTCTCGCCTCATGCACTGCCAACCGTGGCCGCCGCCTCTGGCACGCACTGCTCCGACGAGCCTGCGCGGGACAAGGAGACCCACATCACGCGCTGGAGCTGCTCTCCGCGGCGGTAGAGGATCAAGGCGCGGTGCTATCCCAGTCCACGTACCGCGTGATGGTGGTTGGGTTGTGTGCCCGCGGGGAGGTGGATGGCGCGCTCAGGGTGTTCGACGTAATGACCAGAAGGGGCTGTCAGGTGGATGATCGCGTTTGCAGCTCTATTGTTTCTGGGTTCTCTAGAGCTGGGAAGGCTGGAGCGGGTCTAGATTTCTATGAGAGGGTGAGGCGTGAGTTCAGTGGCTTTGAGCCAGGCCTGGTGACGTTGACGTCGGTTGTCCATGCTCTTGGGTTGGAGGGGAGAATCGATGAGATGGCACAGCTGATGCGGGAGATGGAGTGTAAGGGTATGGATGCTGATGCTGTGTTTTATGGCAGCATGGTTCATGGATACATGAGTCGTGGGTTCTTGATGGAGGGTCTACAGAAGCATCGATCCATGATAGATAAGGGAATCACAGCCGACGTGGTTAACTACACTACTGTTATTGATGGCTTATGCAGAGAAGGCAGTGTGGAGAAAGTAATGGGTTTCTTGAATACAATGGAGCGATATGACGCTAAGCCAAATTTGATTACTTATACATCACTGGTTGGTGGCTTCTGTAAGAGAGGCAGGTTGGAAGATGCCTTCTCTATCGTGAGGAAACTGGAACAAACTGGCGCGGTGGTGGATGAGTATGTATATTCAATTTTGATTGACAGTTTGTGCAAGATGGGAGATTTAGCTAGGGCTTTCTCTTTGCTTGAGGAGATGGAGAACAAGGGAATAAAGGCTGGCAATGTAACATACAATACGGTTATAAATGGTCTGTGTAAAGCTGGTGACACTGAAAAGGCTGTTGAAATCTCTGAAGGTGTTGCTGCTGATAACTTCACATATAGCACACTGTTACATGGTTACATTAACAGCGACGATGTAACAGGTCTTATGGCAATAAAGGGTAGGCTTGAGAATAGTGGTATCTCTATGGATGTTGTCACATGCAATGTTCTTATCAAAGCATTGTTTATGGTTAAAAAGGTGGATGATGCCTGCAGTTTGTTTCATAAAATGCCTGAGATGGGCTTAAGGCCTAATACTATCACCTACAATACAATTATAGATGCTCTGTGTAAAGTTGAGGAAATTGACAAGGCACTTGAGCTTtttgatgaatacaagaaaCATTCATCACTCTCCAGCACAGTGGTTCATGACTGCCTCATTAAAGCACTGTGTAATCAAGGAAAAGTTGACATGGCTGGCCAAATATTTTACGAtcttgttcaaaaaaaattaagacCCGATTTCTTTAGCTGTAGGAAGTTGATTCATGCAAACTTCAAAGAACTCGGTGAACATGGTGTGCTGGATTTTATTTATAAGGTTGGTGAATTAGATATTGACTTATTTTCATCTGTCTGCAATTATGCTTCTACTTTCTTAAGCAACAGGAATTGTTGTCGAGCAGCAATGGATGCTTACAAGTTACTCAGAACGCAAGCCAGTTCTGTAACTAGTAAATCATGCTACAGGCTGCTTAAGAGCTTACATCGAAATGGAAGTGAAGAGGTCATACAACCATTGCTCTGTGAGTTCATTAAAATTCATGGTCTGCATGAACCTCGAATGATAAATGTGCTGTCTTGTCATCTCAGCAAGAAAAGTGTTAGTGAAGCTATTTGGTTTTCTAATTACATGGACACTGGAAGTGTTCCTGTCAGTGTTCTGAGAGGAGCTGTCTATACTCTCAAGAAGCAAGGTGAAGTTCTGGATGCGTGTAAATTTTTGAAGGAAGCTGAACAAAGTGGGTTTTCAGTAGATATTGCCATGTATTCCATAGTGGTGGATGGACTTTGTAAGGGTGGATATCTTGAAAAAGCACTAGATCTTTGTGAAAGCATGAAAAAAGAAGGGCTTCATCCAAACATTGTCATCCATAACTCAGTTCTCAGTGGTTTGTGCCAGCAAGGATGCCTTACTGAAGCATTCAGGCTCTTTGACTATTTAGAAAACAGCAAAATGCTTCCAACAATGATCACTTACGCCATCCTTATTGGTGCTTTGTGCAGAGAAGGTTTGTTAGACGATGCAGACCAACTGTTTCATAAAATGTCCACCAAGGGTATCAGACCTATGACCCGTGTTTACAACTTGTTGATCAGTGGTTATTGTAACTTTGGATTAACTGAAAAGGCACTTGAGCTTATGTCTCACTTGGAGGAACTCTTTGTACGCCCAGATTCTTTTACACTTGGTGCAATTATTAGTGGACTTTGCCTGAAAGGTGATACTGAAGCTGCATTAGGCTTCTTTAATGAATACCGTTATAAGGACATAGAACCTGATTTTGTTGGTTTTATGAGCCTTGTCAAAGGACTCCATGCAAAAGGAAGGATGGAAGAATCCAGGGGCATCTTGAGGGAAATGTTTCAGTGCAAAGAAGTTGTGGAGTCAATAAACAGTGTTGGAGATAAGATTCAAGCAGAGTCTCTTGTTGATCTCCTATCTTCTGCATGTGATCAAGGGAGGATCGATGAGATTGTGACTATCCTAAATGAAGTGGGACACATGCTTTTATCCTCTTCAGATTCTAGCGTCTATAATGCGCTTGGGCACCTCAAGAAGTTACAGAAGGCTGATGATGCTTTTGATTCCATTTCAGACTCAGGAAAAGTAACTCTAGTAGCTTCTGATGTTTCTAGAAATAGTCATTATAGGAGCTCTGAGGTGATAGACGGAGATGATAGTTTATCAAAAGCAAGTGATGATACTGATATTGACTACCAAAATTTGCTTGGGAAGTCTTTCAATGATGACTTCGACTCATATTATACTGCTGTTGCTTCACTTTGCTCGAAAGGGGAGGTTCATAAGGCCAACAAGGCAGTTGAAGTGATGATTCAGAATTCTGGTTAA